From the Caballeronia sp. NK8 genome, one window contains:
- a CDS encoding error-prone DNA polymerase: MDFPSLALPDYAELFAFTNFSFLRGASHGEELVLRASQLGYSGLAVTDECSLAGVVRAHVQAKEEKLPLIIGSFFQLVNADKSPAFGLILLAQNRNGYGNLSELITLGRMRAAKGEYLLTPHDISKPEREYAHLKGMPDCLAILVPDFPAKEDALAVQLEWMNDVFAERAWVGLTLHQRAMDDIHRGAVEFVADQYRVPVVATGNVVMHVRSRKPLQDTMTAIRIGKPVADCGYDLAPNAEGHLRSRLRLANLYPPHTLSETLNILERCNFSLDELRYEYPDELVPDGFTHEAYLRQETYIGAHRRFPAGIPHAVQEQIEHELQLIRELQYEAYFLTVYDIVRFARSQHILCQGRGSAANSAVCYCLGVTEVDPSRGNMLFERFISKERGEPPDIDVDFEHQRREEVIQYIYRKYGRDRAAIAAAVSTYRPRGALRETGKALGIDPQIVDRVAKSHQWFDHSQDLLRRFAESGLDPENPLIGLWATLAAQILNFPRHLSQHSGGFVISRGKLTRLVPVENAAMADRSAIQWDKDDLEALGLLKIDVLALGMLSAIRRTLDIVSEQRGERFEMQDIPPEDDATYEMISRADTMGVFQIESRAQMSMLPRMKPREFYDLVIEVAIVRPGPIQGGAVHPYLRRRQGIEPVTYPSEALKVALGRTLGVPIFQEQVMQVAILAAGFTPGEADQLRRAMAAWKRKGGLDRYYDRIVNGMMERGYERDFAESIFQQIHGFGEYGFPESHAASFALLVYASSWLKCHEPEAFLAAMLNSMPLGFYSASQLIQDAQRHGVKVLPADVTICGWDSVLESHDARVKPAVRLGLSLLKGMKDGAAERIEAARAVKRFASVSDLAKRAQLDRKDLQVLAAANALSSLAGNRREALWQSVAAVPDRDLLLDARVNDGTPALGAPSEAEDIIADFNAMSLTLGRHPLSLLRPTLLEQRLVPASTLMTYPNGRLARGCGLVTVRQRPGTAKGVMFMTIEDETGNVNVIVWPSLLEKYRREALGAALLAVYGTWQCEGEVRHLVAQRLVDMSHLLGGLTTVSRNFC; this comes from the coding sequence GTGGACTTCCCCTCGTTGGCGTTGCCGGATTACGCGGAGCTATTCGCGTTCACCAACTTCTCTTTCCTCCGTGGCGCCTCCCATGGCGAAGAACTGGTGTTGCGTGCTTCGCAACTCGGATATTCGGGACTTGCCGTCACCGATGAATGTTCGCTCGCCGGCGTAGTTCGCGCTCATGTACAAGCGAAGGAGGAGAAGCTTCCGCTCATCATCGGGTCATTTTTTCAGCTTGTGAACGCGGACAAGAGTCCAGCGTTTGGTCTCATCCTGCTTGCCCAGAATCGCAACGGCTACGGCAATCTTTCCGAGCTCATCACGTTAGGGCGCATGCGAGCAGCCAAGGGCGAGTACCTTCTGACGCCGCATGACATCTCAAAGCCCGAGAGAGAGTACGCGCATCTCAAAGGTATGCCTGATTGTCTCGCTATTCTGGTGCCCGATTTTCCCGCGAAGGAAGACGCGCTCGCTGTTCAACTCGAATGGATGAACGACGTTTTCGCTGAGCGTGCTTGGGTGGGGCTCACGTTGCACCAGCGCGCAATGGACGACATTCATCGCGGCGCCGTCGAGTTCGTGGCGGACCAGTACCGGGTACCCGTCGTAGCGACAGGAAACGTCGTCATGCACGTGCGCTCGAGGAAGCCGTTGCAGGACACGATGACGGCGATTCGAATCGGGAAGCCCGTTGCAGATTGTGGCTATGACCTCGCGCCGAACGCGGAAGGACATCTTCGGTCGCGACTGCGTCTTGCAAATCTGTATCCGCCGCACACGCTCTCGGAGACGCTCAACATCCTAGAGCGATGCAACTTCTCCCTGGACGAACTTCGATACGAGTATCCGGATGAACTCGTGCCTGATGGGTTCACTCATGAAGCTTACCTACGTCAAGAAACTTACATCGGCGCGCATCGAAGATTTCCGGCTGGCATCCCGCACGCGGTTCAAGAGCAAATCGAGCATGAGCTACAGCTCATTCGGGAGCTCCAGTACGAGGCTTACTTCCTCACGGTCTACGACATTGTCCGTTTTGCGCGCAGTCAGCACATCCTGTGTCAAGGCCGCGGGTCAGCGGCGAACAGTGCGGTCTGTTATTGCCTCGGCGTAACCGAGGTCGACCCGTCGCGCGGCAACATGCTGTTCGAACGATTCATCTCGAAGGAGCGTGGTGAACCGCCGGACATCGACGTGGATTTCGAGCATCAGCGGCGTGAGGAGGTCATCCAATACATCTATCGGAAGTATGGACGGGACCGAGCCGCGATTGCAGCGGCTGTCTCGACGTATCGTCCGCGCGGCGCGCTCCGCGAAACCGGCAAAGCGCTCGGCATCGACCCGCAAATCGTCGATAGAGTCGCCAAGTCACATCAGTGGTTCGACCATTCGCAAGACCTTCTTCGACGGTTCGCTGAGTCTGGCCTGGACCCCGAGAATCCGCTCATCGGTTTGTGGGCGACGTTGGCAGCGCAAATCCTCAATTTTCCGCGCCATCTGTCGCAGCACTCCGGCGGCTTCGTCATCAGTCGCGGGAAGCTGACAAGGCTCGTTCCTGTTGAGAACGCGGCGATGGCGGACAGGTCGGCGATTCAGTGGGACAAGGACGACCTCGAAGCGCTTGGCCTGCTGAAAATTGATGTTCTTGCACTCGGCATGCTGTCGGCGATTCGTCGCACGCTCGACATCGTGTCGGAGCAGCGTGGCGAGCGGTTCGAGATGCAGGACATCCCGCCTGAGGACGACGCCACATACGAGATGATTTCTCGCGCAGACACGATGGGCGTCTTCCAGATTGAGTCGCGTGCGCAGATGAGCATGCTGCCTCGCATGAAACCGCGAGAGTTCTACGACTTGGTCATCGAAGTGGCCATCGTGAGACCAGGCCCAATCCAGGGCGGTGCAGTACATCCATATCTGCGACGTCGGCAAGGAATCGAACCTGTCACATATCCAAGCGAAGCATTAAAGGTCGCCCTCGGTCGGACGCTTGGGGTACCCATCTTTCAAGAGCAAGTCATGCAAGTTGCCATCCTGGCTGCTGGGTTTACTCCGGGCGAAGCGGACCAGCTCCGCAGAGCCATGGCAGCGTGGAAGCGCAAAGGTGGCCTCGACCGGTACTACGACCGCATCGTCAACGGAATGATGGAGCGAGGATACGAACGCGATTTTGCTGAATCCATCTTTCAACAGATTCATGGCTTCGGCGAGTATGGCTTTCCAGAAAGTCATGCTGCATCTTTCGCGTTGCTCGTCTATGCGAGCAGTTGGTTGAAATGCCACGAACCGGAGGCATTTCTCGCCGCGATGCTGAACAGCATGCCGCTTGGTTTTTACTCGGCATCGCAGCTCATTCAAGACGCCCAACGCCATGGTGTGAAGGTCCTACCCGCAGACGTCACAATCTGCGGCTGGGACTCGGTTCTCGAGAGCCATGATGCTCGAGTGAAGCCAGCAGTTAGACTCGGTCTGTCTCTGCTAAAGGGAATGAAGGATGGCGCGGCCGAGCGAATCGAAGCCGCGAGAGCGGTTAAGAGGTTTGCAAGCGTCAGCGATTTGGCAAAACGCGCTCAGCTGGACAGGAAAGACCTCCAGGTTCTTGCAGCCGCGAATGCGCTTTCATCATTGGCTGGCAATCGCCGCGAAGCGCTCTGGCAGTCGGTCGCCGCTGTGCCAGACCGCGACCTTCTCCTCGATGCGCGCGTAAATGATGGAACGCCCGCGCTCGGCGCACCGTCCGAAGCGGAAGACATCATTGCTGACTTCAACGCCATGAGTCTTACGCTCGGCCGCCACCCACTTTCGCTTTTGCGGCCAACCCTCCTTGAGCAACGTCTTGTGCCTGCGTCAACGCTTATGACCTATCCGAATGGTCGGCTCGCTCGCGGATGCGGACTCGTCACAGTGCGACAGCGCCCAGGTACGGCAAAGGGCGTTATGTTCATGACTATCGAAGACGAGACGGGAAACGTGAACGTAATCGTTTGGCCTTCTCTGCTCGAGAAGTATCGGCGTGAAGCGCTCGGTGCGGCGCTACTTGCGGTGTACGGAACGTGGCAGTGCGAAGGCGAAGTACGACATCTCGTTGCGCAGAGACTCGTCGACATGTCTCACTTGCTCGGCGGTCTCACAACGGTGAGCCGCAATTTCTGCTGA
- a CDS encoding response regulator encodes MNRPILVAEDNPSDLELLHLALERCNTRQPIVSVDDGQEALDYLNHRGQFSSRPAGHPDFVLLDIKMPRVTGLEVLAAMRAAPEFRHIPVIALTSSREELDIVRAYELGINGYIVKAADFGEFRRDVASIRSMWGHLNEAPPRFRPHAAHSTPI; translated from the coding sequence ATGAATCGCCCGATTCTTGTAGCCGAAGATAACCCAAGTGACCTTGAGCTCCTTCATCTCGCCCTTGAGCGCTGCAATACAAGACAGCCCATTGTTTCAGTCGATGACGGTCAGGAGGCACTGGACTACCTGAACCACCGCGGCCAGTTCAGTTCGCGGCCAGCAGGTCACCCCGATTTTGTTCTGCTCGATATAAAAATGCCTCGCGTGACGGGGCTTGAGGTCCTCGCTGCCATGCGTGCGGCCCCCGAATTTCGACACATCCCGGTGATTGCACTAACGTCTTCACGCGAAGAGTTGGACATCGTTCGCGCCTACGAACTCGGAATCAACGGATACATAGTCAAAGCCGCGGACTTTGGCGAGTTTCGCCGCGACGTCGCCAGTATCCGGTCTATGTGGGGCCATTTGAACGAAGCGCCTCCACGCTTCCGTCCACACGCCGCGCACTCCACGCCCATTTGA
- a CDS encoding response regulator transcription factor, translating into MSFSDGPLTSRSPAVLLIDDEPDIRNVWAMVLGMEGLTASTAANGREGLEKARNLRPDVVICDFMMPGLNGLEVCRLIREDVSLKDVAVILWSAARGIDADGCADLVVEKPVHIEAFLADIKSLARRSAEEN; encoded by the coding sequence ATGTCGTTCTCTGATGGTCCTCTGACATCGCGTTCGCCCGCTGTGTTGCTTATCGACGATGAGCCGGACATTCGGAATGTCTGGGCGATGGTGCTCGGGATGGAAGGCTTGACGGCAAGCACCGCGGCGAATGGACGAGAGGGGCTGGAGAAGGCACGCAACCTTCGGCCCGATGTAGTCATCTGCGATTTCATGATGCCTGGATTAAACGGGCTCGAGGTCTGTCGCCTGATACGGGAAGACGTTTCACTGAAGGATGTCGCGGTCATCTTGTGGTCAGCGGCACGAGGCATTGATGCTGACGGCTGTGCCGACCTGGTCGTCGAGAAGCCCGTGCACATCGAAGCTTTCCTTGCGGACATCAAATCGCTCGCCCGCCGAAGCGCGGAAGAGAATTGA
- a CDS encoding NUDIX hydrolase has translation MKRRATVICERDGRVLLVARARGRWAFPGGRAEPGEEFSDAAVRELKEETGLDAVHVRYAFQFRGLQTRHFVFIARVGPEAEPVPANEIARCKWCRLEELRRMEASIPTKGIAEIFLRQAQTHRRVPLKEAIDMAAA, from the coding sequence ATGAAACGCAGAGCGACGGTCATTTGTGAGCGCGATGGACGAGTTCTCCTCGTCGCACGAGCACGAGGTCGGTGGGCCTTTCCCGGCGGCCGAGCGGAGCCCGGCGAGGAGTTCTCCGATGCAGCCGTTCGCGAGCTGAAAGAAGAGACGGGGCTCGATGCGGTGCATGTCCGATATGCGTTCCAGTTTCGCGGCTTGCAGACTCGGCACTTTGTGTTCATCGCGCGCGTTGGTCCCGAGGCGGAGCCGGTACCCGCGAACGAAATTGCGCGATGCAAATGGTGCCGTCTAGAGGAGTTACGCCGCATGGAGGCGAGCATTCCAACCAAGGGGATTGCGGAGATTTTTCTGAGGCAGGCGCAGACCCACCGTCGCGTTCCGCTCAAGGAGGCCATTGACATGGCAGCAGCGTAG
- a CDS encoding PepSY domain-containing protein has translation MTTGKLRTFVAAAILAGASVAYADTPGPDWMPKEQAIQKLGEQGYANAYLKADDGHWEGEATKGGRIYELHVDPHSGAITKSEPKH, from the coding sequence ATGACTACAGGGAAACTACGCACATTTGTTGCGGCGGCGATACTCGCGGGGGCGTCGGTGGCGTATGCCGACACGCCCGGACCGGACTGGATGCCGAAGGAGCAAGCGATACAAAAGCTCGGCGAGCAAGGCTACGCGAACGCTTATTTGAAGGCAGACGACGGTCACTGGGAAGGCGAAGCGACGAAAGGCGGGCGAATCTACGAGTTGCATGTCGACCCACATTCCGGCGCAATTACCAAGAGCGAGCCGAAGCACTGA
- a CDS encoding GNAT family N-acetyltransferase, with protein MSEELNFRRIRRNELARAHQLSASLGWPHRIEEWRFAAETGHVHVAEHSGRVVGTAVHWDCGASAATVGLVTGSTELNKSTVERRLMEHIAGATLGRTVVLNAPEAKVRDYEQLGFREIGHVEQYQGAVHHAPECFPTKGLRFRPLCASDAARLAELSSQASGLDRRQLLPSVLKIANGIALDSDGVLIGFALIRRFGRGFAIGPVITSASCDSTNGMMLINYLLRRYTSKLVRIDIPGIQTLADQVRGLGLEHVDTVIKMSRNGLLPSDPQVTQVAIISHSLC; from the coding sequence ATGTCCGAAGAACTCAACTTTAGGCGTATCCGTAGGAACGAGCTTGCGCGCGCACACCAGCTATCTGCAAGTCTTGGCTGGCCACATCGGATAGAAGAATGGCGCTTCGCCGCGGAGACAGGACATGTGCATGTGGCGGAGCATTCCGGACGCGTTGTCGGAACTGCCGTTCATTGGGATTGCGGCGCTAGCGCGGCAACGGTCGGACTGGTAACTGGGTCAACCGAGCTGAACAAATCGACGGTGGAACGTCGCCTGATGGAACATATAGCTGGCGCGACGCTGGGAAGGACCGTAGTTCTCAACGCCCCGGAGGCGAAGGTGCGGGACTACGAACAGCTGGGCTTTCGGGAAATTGGTCACGTTGAGCAATATCAGGGTGCAGTTCATCACGCGCCAGAATGCTTTCCGACGAAGGGTCTTCGGTTCCGGCCGCTGTGTGCGAGCGACGCCGCGCGTCTTGCTGAACTATCTTCGCAAGCGAGCGGGCTCGACCGGCGCCAACTGCTTCCTTCGGTGCTTAAGATTGCTAATGGCATAGCGCTAGACAGTGACGGCGTTCTAATCGGCTTCGCCTTAATTCGACGTTTTGGTCGGGGGTTCGCGATTGGGCCAGTCATTACGTCCGCCAGTTGTGACTCGACGAACGGTATGATGCTAATCAACTACTTGCTTCGGCGTTACACGAGTAAGCTTGTCCGTATCGACATACCTGGTATCCAAACTCTCGCTGACCAGGTGAGAGGCCTCGGTTTGGAACATGTCGATACTGTTATCAAGATGTCGAGGAACGGCTTGCTTCCGTCCGACCCGCAAGTAACGCAAGTCGCAATAATTAGTCATTCCCTTTGCTAA
- a CDS encoding LysR family transcriptional regulator has product MDIRELRSFIYVARAGSFSRAAAELYIAQPALSRQIAKLEEEIGVELLARHGRGVRLTAAGARLLERAEMISNMVSETGEHVRATADEERGYLAVGLPPTMGALIGAELVRDFREVYPRVALHIREGQSSSLQEWVADRRVDLAVVYNQPPLDAFQVRPLYSEPMILIAPPGTPIPKDGFQIRDLASLPLILPGMPHSNRRVIEHAAVQNGIRLRVELEVDSVALTKKLVKAGVGYSILTSIAIRDEVASGDLVAEAITRPSIRSTVAITTLRENPLSRFATDWMAMLREKLTGFVGSEKWKEDIVWLDSDIANQPH; this is encoded by the coding sequence ATGGACATTCGCGAGCTGCGCAGCTTTATCTATGTTGCTCGCGCGGGCAGTTTCAGCCGGGCGGCAGCTGAGTTGTACATCGCCCAGCCCGCGTTAAGCAGGCAAATAGCGAAGCTGGAAGAGGAAATTGGGGTCGAATTGCTGGCACGCCATGGTCGAGGTGTCCGGCTCACGGCGGCCGGCGCTCGCCTGCTCGAACGAGCAGAGATGATTTCCAACATGGTGAGTGAAACCGGGGAACACGTCCGCGCGACTGCCGACGAGGAGCGCGGCTACCTAGCCGTCGGATTGCCGCCGACGATGGGAGCCCTCATTGGCGCTGAGCTCGTGCGGGATTTTCGCGAAGTGTATCCGCGTGTCGCGCTTCACATCCGAGAGGGACAAAGCAGTTCGTTGCAAGAATGGGTCGCCGACCGCCGTGTCGACTTAGCAGTCGTCTATAACCAACCACCCTTGGACGCCTTTCAGGTTCGGCCGCTTTACAGCGAGCCAATGATTCTAATCGCTCCGCCAGGAACGCCGATTCCCAAGGATGGGTTTCAGATAAGAGACCTCGCCAGCCTCCCCCTCATTCTTCCCGGGATGCCGCACAGTAATCGGCGAGTCATCGAACACGCCGCAGTGCAGAACGGCATTCGTCTTCGCGTGGAGCTCGAGGTCGACAGTGTTGCGCTCACGAAGAAACTCGTCAAAGCAGGTGTTGGATATTCCATTCTCACGTCAATCGCGATTCGTGATGAAGTGGCAAGCGGAGACCTGGTTGCGGAAGCCATCACGCGGCCGTCTATACGGTCCACCGTCGCAATAACTACCCTGCGTGAAAACCCGCTATCGAGGTTTGCAACCGACTGGATGGCGATGCTTCGAGAGAAATTAACGGGGTTTGTGGGTAGCGAGAAATGGAAAGAAGATATTGTCTGGCTCGATAGCGACATAGCCAACCAGCCGCACTAG